In the Candidatus Omnitrophota bacterium genome, TTAAGCCTGAGATATTGACGAAGACATAAAAAGCACCCGCTGGCTTAAAGAAAGAAATCCCGGGGATCTCTCCCAGTTTTTGTGTCAGGCAATCTCTTCTTTTCGAAAATTCATTGATAAAAGGTAGGATTTCGCTATCTTTCATGGCCAAGGCAGAAACTGCTGCCTTTTGGCTTATTGAGGCAGGATTACTCGTAGAATGACTCTGCAGACTAGCAACGGCTGCTGCTATTTCCTTGGGTGCGCCTAAAAATCCAATTCTCCAGCCTGTCATCGAATAGGTCTTGGAGACGCCATTTATAGTAATCGTTTGTTTGTAGATTTCGTTATTTAATGAAGCAATTGATGTGTGTTTTTGCCCGTCAAAAATTAATTTTTCATATATTTCATCACTCAATATGAAAGTCTTGTTTTTAGCTACAATTTCAGCAATCTGCATTAGCTCAGCCTCCGAATAAACAACTCCTGTTGGATTCGAAGGGCTATTTATGATTAAGGCCTTTGTCTTTTTATTGATTAATGACTCCAGTGCCTTTTGATCTATTTTAAAGCCTTGTTTTTGCTTTGTTTCGAGAACGACGGGTTTGCCACCGGCTAGCTTTATCATTTCAGGATAGCTCAACCAGTAGGGAGAGATAATTATGACTTCATCATGGGGATTAACAATTGCCTGTAGACTGTTGTAAAGGGAATGTTTTGCTCCTGAAGAAATGATAATTTCATCTAGGGAATATTCGAGATTGTTATCTCTTTTGAATTTTTCTTGAACTGCTTTTTTTAGTTCTGGGGTACCGCTGGCAGGGGTATATTTTGTGAAACCGTCACGTATTGCCTGAATTGCAGCTTCTTTTATTTGTTCGGGTGTATCGAAGTCGGGTTCGCCGGCAGCAAAGTTGATTATGGGCCTGCCTTGCTTTTTTAGAAGCTTGGCTTTCGCAGTGATGGCTAAAGTCGAGGAGGGTTTAATTTCATTTAGCCTCTTGGCCTTTTCCATAAGATTCTAAGGTTCTTGTTTTCGCCTGAAGATTTTACCTATACCACCAAAAAACTTACCACCTTTCTTTTTATCTTTTGGTAGTTCTTTTACAGCTGGTGTTGGCTTCTGCTTTAGGGGTTTCTCCTCTTTTGCTGTTGGTGGTGCTTTTGGCTTTTCTTTTGGCGGCGTAACTTGTTTTGGGGCCTGCACCTTCTCTTGTGTTACTGCCTTTTCTTCTTTTTTTGCTTTGGGAGGTGATTTCTTTTCTGGCAAGCGCTTTATTAATTCAAAGATAACAAGATTAGCATTATCGCCTCTGCGTCTTGAAAGACGCAAGATACGCGTGTATCCACCATTTCTCTCTTTGAATAAAGGAGCGAATTCAATGAATAATTTCTTAACCAAAGCGTGGTCTTTTAATTTCTGAAAAACCCTCCTTCTGTTAGTCAAATTATCAACCCTAGCTAGAGAAATAATGCGTTCAACAGCAGGAGCGACAACCTTGGCCCTGGAATATGTCGTGGTTATTCGCTGATACTTAAAAATGGAGCGGCATTGATTAAGGATGAGTGATTTTCTCTCACCTTCAGTAAGGTTTAATCTTGTTCTCTTTTTGGCATGGCGCATAATCTTATCCTTCCTTTTTCAATTTCTTGACATCGAACTGTATTCCAAAAGAAAGGCCCATGTCTTTGAGTATAGCTGATATTTCATTCAACGACTTTTTACCAAAATTTCTAAATGCGAGCATTTCTTGTTCAGTGCGTTTAACAAGATCAGCAATTGTACCAATCTTAGCTTCTCGTAGACAGTTAGAGCTTCTTACCGAAAGCTCAAGCTCGGAAACAGGAAGTTTTAATTTATCATAAAGCGTTCTTTCTTCCTCTGTCATAGCCTCTTCCTCTTCTTCTTCAGGAAGCTGGCCAAAGTTTACAAAGACATCAAGATGCCTCTGCATAATATTTGCAGTGTAAAGAAGGGCATCTTTAGGTGAGACACTACCATTAGTCCAAATCTCTAGAACTAGTCGGTCATAGTCTGTTCTTTGGCCAACGCGAGTATTTTCAGCCCTGAAATTCACTTCCTTAACTGGCGTAAATATGGAATCAATAGCTATAACGCCAATGGTAGCACCTTCTTTCTTATTCTGTTCTGCTGGAACAAATCCCCTGCCACGGCCTACCTCTATCTCCATATTGAATTTGGTAGGTGCGGTTAATGTGACAATATGCTGTTCCGGATTTAAGACCTCAACAGTTTCGTCGGTAATTATATCCTTTGCCTTAATATCGCCTTTTTTTGTAGCCTTGATATGAATAGTTTTTGATGTCTTTGAATGTGATCTCAGGATTAATGTTTTGATGTTTAGGACTATCTCGGTTACATCTTCCTGGACGTGTGGAATTGTAGAGAACTCATGCATAACATTATTAATCTTAATGGAGGTAGCAGCGCTGCCTTCAATTGAGGATAATAAAATTCTACGCAGGGCATTTCCCAGGGTTACTCCATAGCCTCGCTCAAATGGTTCAGCGACAAATTTTCCATATGTCGGTGTATAAGTGGCCTCGTCGCAATCAAGTCTCTTTGGCATCTGGAAATCTTTCCATTTACTTCCCATTGTTCCTCCTTAAATGAAAAAGCTATATTATTTTGAATACAACTCAACAATTAGCTGTTCAGAAATTGGAAACTGGACATCGGACCTTTCGGGTAATTTTAAAATTTCTAAAGTCAACTTTTCATGATCTGCGCGCATCCATGCCGGAACAGCACGCTCTTTGTTTGCCTCTAAGTTTTCCTTAATTAGGTTTGCGAGTTTACCCTTTGGTTTTATTGTGATCTTTGAATCAGGCTTAACAAGAAACGATGGAATGGTTACTTTGCGACCATTTATTGAAATAAAGGCATGGCGAACAAACTGCCGGGCTTGATTTCGACTAGCAGCAATACAGGAGCGAAAGATAACGTTATCTATTCTTCTCTCCAATAACTGCAGCAGAACCTCACCTGTAGCACCGCTCTTTTTTGAAGCAATAACAAAATAGCGCCTGAACTGCTTTTCTAAAATTCCGTAAATCCTTTTTACTTTCTGTTTTTCTCGTAACTGCATGCCGTAATTCGATAGCTTACTACGACTACGACGGCCTTGACCATGTTCACCCGGAGAATAGCTCCTACGGGTAAAT is a window encoding:
- a CDS encoding pyridoxal phosphate-dependent aminotransferase, which codes for MEKAKRLNEIKPSSTLAITAKAKLLKKQGRPIINFAAGEPDFDTPEQIKEAAIQAIRDGFTKYTPASGTPELKKAVQEKFKRDNNLEYSLDEIIISSGAKHSLYNSLQAIVNPHDEVIIISPYWLSYPEMIKLAGGKPVVLETKQKQGFKIDQKALESLINKKTKALIINSPSNPTGVVYSEAELMQIAEIVAKNKTFILSDEIYEKLIFDGQKHTSIASLNNEIYKQTITINGVSKTYSMTGWRIGFLGAPKEIAAAVASLQSHSTSNPASISQKAAVSALAMKDSEILPFINEFSKRRDCLTQKLGEIPGISFFKPAGAFYVFVNISGLKIAPMEFASRLLDEEFVACIPAESFGSKSHVRLSFATNNDEIIEGCRRIKKFIESLSHE
- the rplQ gene encoding 50S ribosomal protein L17; this translates as MRHAKKRTRLNLTEGERKSLILNQCRSIFKYQRITTTYSRAKVVAPAVERIISLARVDNLTNRRRVFQKLKDHALVKKLFIEFAPLFKERNGGYTRILRLSRRRGDNANLVIFELIKRLPEKKSPPKAKKEEKAVTQEKVQAPKQVTPPKEKPKAPPTAKEEKPLKQKPTPAVKELPKDKKKGGKFFGGIGKIFRRKQEP
- a CDS encoding DNA-directed RNA polymerase subunit alpha, whose product is MGSKWKDFQMPKRLDCDEATYTPTYGKFVAEPFERGYGVTLGNALRRILLSSIEGSAATSIKINNVMHEFSTIPHVQEDVTEIVLNIKTLILRSHSKTSKTIHIKATKKGDIKAKDIITDETVEVLNPEQHIVTLTAPTKFNMEIEVGRGRGFVPAEQNKKEGATIGVIAIDSIFTPVKEVNFRAENTRVGQRTDYDRLVLEIWTNGSVSPKDALLYTANIMQRHLDVFVNFGQLPEEEEEEAMTEEERTLYDKLKLPVSELELSVRSSNCLREAKIGTIADLVKRTEQEMLAFRNFGKKSLNEISAILKDMGLSFGIQFDVKKLKKEG
- the rpsD gene encoding 30S ribosomal protein S4, whose protein sequence is MARYTGSKCRLCRREGTKLFLKGSRCLTDKCAFTRRSYSPGEHGQGRRSRSKLSNYGMQLREKQKVKRIYGILEKQFRRYFVIASKKSGATGEVLLQLLERRIDNVIFRSCIAASRNQARQFVRHAFISINGRKVTIPSFLVKPDSKITIKPKGKLANLIKENLEANKERAVPAWMRADHEKLTLEILKLPERSDVQFPISEQLIVELYSK